GCAGTTGATCTAAACCAAGGTCCCAATGATCAGAACCTTGTACTACAGGTAGGAAGTAGGAAATAAACACACATGGGACTATAATCATTAGAAATATCAAAGCAACACAACCCTGAATATCACCATTATGACATGTTTCTAGTTTGATTGTTTAAACCCTCTCTCTTTTACCACGAGAGATTATAGTTAACAAGTTCCAGAACTTTAGACTTACAATGAGACATTCATATGCAGGTGAGGCATATTCTGAATGATCGAAAGAAGCTGCGTAAGGTCATAGATCCAGAGATGGCCCGAAATTCTTACACTATTCAGTCTATAGTCATGTTTGCCAATCTGGCATCAAGATGCGTCCGAACTGATAGTAATGAGAGACCTTCAATGGCGGAATGTGTACAGGAACTCCTAATGATTAtctatacaaattcaaaaggTTTGGGAATGGTTATGCATAGTTTGAGATTGATCTAGATAAAAAAAGGGTAAGACATGGAACTACGATGATTTCTTCTTGATAACTTTTCATAGTGGATAATTGGATATGCTCACATTTGCAGCTTGGAGCATTGACCTGTCAAAGGTCATCAATACTCTTTCTATATGATATTATATTGGAAATTTTACACAGCAATGAACTACAAACAATGCGACAATGccatgaaaatattttttatgaacaAGTCAATTTACTGTTGTACATTACCTTTGACACAAGCAACCTCTTTCCTACAGATAAGAGAAACAAACAAGGATGCCTGAATCACTCATTAATCTCCAATCTCCAGTTAAATTCACAAAATTATGTTGTTATCGTTtctgaaagaaaaaataatcaCAAACATAAATATGAGACATAACCATCGCACATATTTGAGCATCCGATCATGTGGAAGCTAGACTTAAACATATGAGCTtttaaactattaaaaaaaatgccaAGTTGGAAACCTTACCTCAACAGTATTTTGCAGCATGTGTATACATCTGTCTAATATTTTACTCATCTGAACCAGAGAGATCTGTTTCTGAAGGCATATTCGACAGAGGAAGTTTCTTGCACATCAGGTGCTTTCGTCTCTGCAACATCAGCAGGACTAAAATACTATCTGTTTTTACAACTTTGTAATTTGCTTTTTCATACATGCTAAATGGAGCTTCGTCAATCATTCTGCAGTGCAAGTAAACCTCTCTTGAAGAACTCATCTGAGAAATTAGTTCCTCACTTGCCTTCAGCAGATGCCACCCAAGGCCCCTCCTGGAGAAGAAAAAAGGAGGGTTGGGGGGGGAGGGAGGAAAAGGAAACAGACAGTTATATTCATGAAAATGAAGTTGCACAGACAATTCCTCATCTTGTGTTTATTAATTAAGAAGTGTGATGTCAAAGGAACCACAGCATAGCAAGTATACACTCGTGACAATGGTTAaggtaaaaataaataaataaacgtAAAAGAGAACATGACACTTCACGCAAGCAAAATATACTGGGAAAGGGGAGGATAAAATGAACTCAACTGTTATCACAAAGATCTTTTCATTAACCCAGTGCAGCTTACAGATTTGGTAAAATAGTTCATTGCAAAACATAACTTGAAAATAAACGGCAGATTGACAAACCCTTCTCCCGGACAAATTAAGTCTATTTAAATACTATTTCTAGACCCATGCCTTCCACAAAATGACCTGAATCAAATTTCTGCCTTGTTAAATATTAAGGTCTATTTCAATGAATTTCAACTTAACACTCATTTACTGAGTCGGCAAGCACTATGCAATGTACAATAAAACCAGTATGACAGTTATCAAATATATGGTCCACCCTATATCTGTCAAAACAACTGAAACCTTGCTATTCACTAGTCACTACACAGTTTTGAGCTTAACAAATAACGATAATGGTTCCTACCCAAAAATGTCCCAATATCAACACCATATTAACCACAAAGGCTCCAGTGGGAACAAAAATCTAATGCACTTTGAAATTACAGCAATCACTTCATGAAAAACACAACACTAACAACGCATATCAGGTGGACTGCATAACAATAAGTACCCAGGTTGCTagataaaattcaaaaacacttgATAAATGTGGGCGTTGAAGATTATCAGCTACTTGTGTGATTTTGGAATTGCACTGACTATTAATGTAAAACAAAATCTGGAATTCCAAACTTCAAACCCTGACATGCTGCAAATAAGATTTTCTGCTACTTTTAGTCAACCAACCAGATATTGTTTTTTCTCAGTTAACAAAATCCATAGAACGTAGAAATTGATCTTAAGCCATAACAATGCATCATTGCATCATATGAAAAGTCAACTAGGTAATCCAGAACCTATAAATCAAATCTCAACCATCATGATACATGAAGCAAAGGTCAATTTACTTATTACTGATTAAGAAAGGCATTAACCAATCAAGTATCCAAGATAAGAATCTTAAACCCTTCACTTCACTACTCAATACCTCATTTCATTGCCTAATCGCCAAAAATTCAAGAGTATAAATTTTACAGCATCGACAATGCATTAAAATTGAACTCATGTTAATATATACCTCCGAAGCGACTTGTGAACCGCCATGTTACATATATAAGGCGAGTTCCTCGGAGGAAGTGGCGAAGGCATGGAAGTATTGGCACCCCTCTGGTCAAAGCAAACCTCCACAGTTCCCGCGAATTTCActtgttgttcttgttgttctccCTGATTAGGAGCGTTTTCTCTGTAGAATCCAAGGAGTGTGGCCATGTGAGGCATGAGGGTTCTCCTTTCCAGAAGGTACTTCTTGATGAGGAACCTGAGCAGCCCAGCGTACCCCGGCGGCAGCATCATTGACTCGGCGAAGGATTCGGCGAGGAGAGCGACGGTGGTGTCAGTCTCGTCGGGGCGCATCACACGGACCCACATGGAGCCGGATTTGAGGTCCTCCGAGTAGACGAAGGATTCCAGGAAGCGGAGGCGGTCGAGCTCGTCGTTGGTGAGGAAGCGACCTGTGCGGAAGGGGTCGTCCAGGTACAGAGAGGAGATTGGCggcggtggtggtggtgatgttGTTGAGGAGTGAGAATGGGAAGGGGTGGAAGATGAGATTTTGAAGGATTGTGAAGGGTAAATGTGGAAATTTGGGAGTGAATATGCGAAATGACGCGTGTGGTGTTTGGGGAAGAAGAATcggtggtggtggtgggttTGGGGGTCtaaagagagggagagggagagtgTTGCGGCCATGGTGGATGGTGACGCTGTTATTGGTAATTGTGTGTGGGAAGTAAGTTAGCAGGTAGGTTGTGTGGAAGAGGAACAGAAGAGAAGCATGGCATTGAAGAGGGGTTGTGTGGGACCTGGAAGAAGAGAAAGGAGTAATTACTAATAACGATAGAGGATCGATTTCAATGGTCGTGGTCCCCAgcaataagaagaagaagaagaagaagagaaagaacaaGATGCAAATATGGATAAGTAGCAGTTGCAGGAATGAAATGGGTGCCACTAATAATAGTTTAAGGTCCTCCTCACTCCTCACTTTGCCTCATTCATCACACCCTCTCCCACTCCCATGCagcttttcaattttttttaatagaagaAAGGATTTTAATTCATAGAAATAGTCCAATGGTATCAAGATAAAAAGTCACTCAAacaagatgagagagagagcgCGTGGATGGGAAATACAGGCAGGAGTAGAGTTAGAGAACATGATAAAGATCCAAAAATCTAGAACTGAGAAGAGTATTAACATTTGGAGCATCAGTCTTTGTCTATTTTTGTGGATAACCTGTCTGAAAACATATCAAAGAAAAAACTGTTTTAGTTGTTCAATTGGACGGCATACATAAATGACATATATTAGTCAGGTGCGGCTGACATGAATATGTCTCCAAATAGagaaaataattataacaacaTAACTCATCAGCCACAATGTGAAGAAGTTTGAATTGACGCACGTCTAAATACAATCGAGGCcagaaaagaatagaaaaactaatatctacatgaaaatgggtggacaaaaaaaaatagaagttATTGTGGCCACAGAGGAGCCTAGTGGGAGGAACGACGAAGCCTATTAGTTTTAATTCTCTGAAGGATACGGTTGCGAAAAATTTGCCTCAAATTATTCAAGGACGAGAACGGGTGCGTACAAAACTCCACTGACTTTTGATTGTGTGTTAAGTGCTGAAGAGACTTACACCTTTAAAATGAATAGTATTCTACAATTCTTTCACAGCGTATGGAAATGGGAGGAGGCGGAGTGAAGTGAAACAAGAAGAGTATGGCTAAAGTGCTTTTGAGTTCCATTGCACGTATGGTCAGTAGACACTTTCAAGATGATAGGAGGTCAATGGGGTGAAGTAGTTGGGTGTGATAAAATGACAAAATCTTGCAATTCATTCAGTGTTGGGCGCATGCAAATCGATACATGTGCTATGGACGTGATCAATGAGTGGATACATATTACAATAGGCCTCAGTGGTTTCGATGTGCTGGTAAAAGAAGTGGGAGGAGAGACATATGGTGTAGGGTGTAAGTTCGAAAATTATACTGCTGGCGACGCTAGCAGCGAACAATGAAATAGCAGTGCAATAAGTAAATGTACAGAAACACTTGTAAAGTCGGCAAGGCAAACAGTCCTACTGGAATACCGGGACAAGGAGGCAAAGCTGCCAATAACAGTAACAAGAGAGGATGAAGAAGATAGGGCAGATTGGTAGTTTCACAAGAAATTTTGAATGAGTGGAGTTAtgacaattaaaaaaaatcatatgaaAATGGTAACGTTTGAACGAAATCATCATGATATTAAAGAAAAAGCTTATTTTAGGAGACGAGATATTGTGCTTGTTTggtgatgcacgaaaacttatctctcaacaaattttccttcggcaagtatactaaattgtcgtcaagtaaaaactcacaatagagtgaggtcgaatcccacagggattgattggtcaagcaactttagttggaagagtatgctagttgagctaaacagagtatagtttgagaattgcagaaaattaaatggcgggaaagtaaatagcagaaaataaagtgcagaatcttaaatgggaattTGGAGAAGTGAGCATGGAAATAAATggaagaaagtaaagagaatgggtaagatcagaaatgggaaaTTCATTGGGccaggagatgttgtattctccggatcaagttcattttcatctctccctcaatcaatgcatctattgatctccttggcaatcttaggtgattggatcccaattccttggcaatctaatctctctaagcttgaacaattgctcAATTcattgatttaattgctcatgggaagagatgaagtatggtcactgattataccacatgtatttccaaatcaaagtgttgggaggattacatgtcactatatccgcctaGACCctaatttggtccaacatgagaaagcatttctagcatgatcttctcatccctttttcaaggctcagaggagacccaattatggagagtttctttttcaAGACAACTAACcgattgaattaagatcgaaagctttctagtaaatcaaaagagaagaaagaataagaagaatgaaaactataattgatccatcaaattacaacagagctccttaacccaatgaaaggggtttagttgttcatagctctagaaatggaaaatggcagaaaGAATACATGCTTCAaaatgcagaaaagtaaatatacagagggtaGTTCTCTAAAGTGCccagcttctctatagttcaaaactactcctgtatatactactcttcttgatcttctagtgagttctgcAAGTCTTGGGTGTGggccttagatcttgagttgaagcagttacaatcgtTAGTGGGCTCAGCTTACAGAAAGGTATGAGTTAGGCATAGGCGTTAATgatgttaacgttaagtgaaattgtgggttcgagaacgttagtggcaatcacctttttcactaacgtttcAACCCCATATAGTCCACATTAACTTCAacattagtggcactaacgtgactactaacgttgccttatgaaccttcgcaagcgttattgggacttacctttcccaataacTTTGCCTTATGCCCCTCtttccctacgttagagttcacgttagtttaactaacgtgactcttaacgtgggcatgcctatcttcgagagcgttagtgacacttacctttgtcactaacgctccaaacgcCCCTACTCTccatgttagagttcacgttaactaggttaacatggtcactaacgtggtagtgaatgccatctccaatgttagtgacaaaggtgactgtcactaacgttgactcatcaatcttagctctacgttaactttcacgttagtggtcttaacgtgaccactaacatgGGCAATGATAgcttgatccaacgttagtgacaaaggtgagtgtcactaacgttggcattgttcctcccttccacgttagagttcacgttaactaagttaatgtgactcttaacgtggctcattgccaattcttggagcgttagtggtgttcacgtttaccaCTAACGCTGGAGCTCTCTTTATCTCCatgttaactaccacgttaacctagttaacgtggcaattaacgtgggtTTATGATGGCTTtacaggcgttattggtgatcacttttctcattaacgttgcaagctcattcccatttcacgttagtggtcacgttaactagattaacgtggctactaacgtggttcttccttacttcctttgtcctgaaatcaagcaaataaagtgcatcaaagctctagccaaagtcatgagattatgcatcatcaatttgttATTCAATTcttgcaaaatcctcatgaaatcatgtaaaattcacaatagttgcttgaatcaaggtgtaagtgtatttttatccaaaacttgccttattcactaagaaaatgcatgaaactcccttaaaacagtaaagaaaagtttagtgaaactggcctagatgccctggcatcacaacatcaaacttaaagcttgcttgtccctaagcaagtactaaAACATAGGAAGGATGAATGAAAGAAACAAGATGAttaatataaaagtaaaattccTGGTTTATGGGATTTCATGCATAataacttaggttcattcctttaCTGGGTTTCAGGCCTTTATCATGCCCTTGATCACtctcttgattgcatcctttgagacttccTAGTTGTTAatccttccttcttttccaAGGTTTATTGCATTCCTTTTTAGGCTAAGTGCTATGTAAGAGGGTGactctttaagataagctttcagccaacacttccgaaccagttggttcaaggtgctaggtgttaagacacccctaaagACTTACTCCCTTAAGTCTCtttcccccatacatacacactacaggcacatggtttgttttctttcttgagatattggtgtccagcacctctttgggttactaagtgttctGTAGCAAAGGTCACTCATCCTCGTTGAACTGGAATGTCAATTCTGGCaagattttcttgtttttgatCCGTTCATATTGAAGCTCATGGAAGGCGGTCTTGAATCTCCCGGCATCGGAAGGAGGCTGCTCCATAGGCTCCTTCCCTCTTCTCCTTTTAGAGCTAGATGAAGCCATGAGTGATGGTTGGTATGTTTGCAGCTCACAAGATGTGGCTAGGAGGGTGTGTATGGAACTTTTGGTGGGGGATGAAGTGTGTGTGCTCGAGAGAGGGAAGGGAGATGAATGAGAACAAGAAGTGTGTACGGAGAGGTTGTAGAATGGGGATCATTTATATAGAAGAATGATGGGTGTTTGAAAGGTGTGGATTGATAGTGTTGTTTTAATGACGGACGGTTGGGGTTTGGCCTTGGATGAGCACAAGGATCACCCCTTTTATGAGGGTCTTGGTTCAGTCTCCAAGGCTATCCAactcccaatgttgcatggcaacacttccAAAGATACTCCCCTTGAAGACAAGTGTGAGGTTTCCTTGGTATAGTGGCCGAATCTCCCTTCCTTGATTGTCTTATCAAGTACCATCAATACCCTTTTTAATTTCCTATACAAGACAAAAGGAATGCATATTGGTCAATTGAATTTTTGGTGGGAAGAATTAAAGTGTGAAATAGCTActattaaaatctttttcttttgtttttgaaatAACTAAATACTTTTCATGAATACAAATCAATCGACCACTCATTCTCCCATGCATGCAACGTtggtacaccaaacttgtttgtgatCATATGGCGCACAAGATTTGGAAATAATCTCACATCATGAAGTGTGTTCAAGCCCTCTTGGTGtgccttgaacaccaaacttatcatgtactatatGCTGCATGTAGGGGGTCTTATATTGTTTGTCGAAGTTGATTTAGAATTCATAAACTTTGctttattactattattagagATTAAAAAGAGAGGTatagaacatgggttgcctcccatgaagcgcttctttagcgtcattagcttgacgtttgGTCCTTGTCAGGGTGGTTGAAAGTGCTTCAAATCTTCCCCTCTTGCAGTGAATCTGTTTTCATTTGCTTTGTTAAGAAGTTCCACATGTTCTAAGGACAAAATTTTGTTGATGGTGTACACTGGTGGCAGCTGAGATGGAATAGTGGGGAGATGAGGTGGTATAGATAGAAAGTATGTAGAGACCACTTCATTCCCTGGAGAGAAATCTTCTGtagggattttcttgtttttccatCTCCTTGGGACCTTTTTTTGTGTCCCTTGATGTCACCTTGTTCCTTGTAGTTTCCTCTTTCAAGAGGGTTCTATTGCTTATCTCATATGACTCTGATGGGTTTAGTTCCTCTTGGATTACACTTGGTTATTGCTCCTTCTGATCACACTGGTTGTTACCAATTGGGGGTTTTCAGGTGTGGTACTTGTACTCCCTTGTTTGGCTCTTTCATAAGCTCTTTCTTGTGCTCTTTCTCTGACTCCTTGTTATCATAATATGCTTCTTGTGAGGGTTTGAAAACATTGAAGgtgagctgttcatcatgtattctcaataCTAGCTCCCTTCGCTCCACATCTAGAagtgctctggctgtggctaagaatggccttcccagaatgatggggTGAATGGGATTCTCTTCCATTTCTAGGATAACAAAGTCTATGGGGAGAAAGTAGTttccaaccttcactaacacattttcaaccactcctattgcCTATTTTTGGGTTTTGTCAGCCAGTTTGATGATTACGTATGTGGGTGTTAGCTCattgatttgaagctttttcatgagggacagaggcattaagttgatgcttgctcccaggtcacagaGCCTTTTATCAAACATTGTCTCTCCTATAGCACAGGAAAtgtgaaaactccctggatccttcttctttgtaggtggCCCTGTTTGGATAATAGCACTGCACTCCCTGTTCATCTTTATTGTCTGTCCACCCTTCAATAAACTCTTTTTGGCCAGTAGCTCCTTTATATACTTGATGTAGGAGGGCATTTGCTGGAGGGCCttaatgaatggtatatttacatcaagagatgcaaacatgTCGAGGAACCTTGAATATATTCTCCCTGCTACACCACCCTTAAGCATTTGGGGGAA
The genomic region above belongs to Arachis stenosperma cultivar V10309 chromosome 5, arast.V10309.gnm1.PFL2, whole genome shotgun sequence and contains:
- the LOC130981716 gene encoding GCN5-related N-acetyltransferase 5, chloroplastic, whose translation is MAATLSLSLSLDPQTHHHHRFFFPKHHTRHFAYSLPNFHIYPSQSFKISSSTPSHSHSSTTSPPPPPPISSLYLDDPFRTGRFLTNDELDRLRFLESFVYSEDLKSGSMWVRVMRPDETDTTVALLAESFAESMMLPPGYAGLLRFLIKKYLLERRTLMPHMATLLGFYRENAPNQGEQQEQQVKFAGTVEVCFDQRGANTSMPSPLPPRNSPYICNMAVHKSLRRRGLGWHLLKASEELISQMSSSREVYLHCRMIDEAPFSMYEKANYKVVKTDSILVLLMLQRRKHLMCKKLPLSNMPSETDLSGSDE